A section of the Pochonia chlamydosporia 170 chromosome 2, whole genome shotgun sequence genome encodes:
- a CDS encoding phospholipid-translocating P-type ATPase, flippase (similar to Coccidioides immitis RS XP_001247037.1), which translates to MAGRPTGGRHGGSSGNRDDLLLDLDNDQPVYGGGQRSALNDDDLMRRYSHDQDEPHGRPSVSYDDFVGASTSPAGRPGAPGLAPPSTYMHRQYSQTSDLGNYERYADFDDLPTDNESYYQHGGSIPADGGPTSARNNARNRNSVLSLGGGFFGRVKNRLGMGQGYSEMDLPLTEGGHERGASSGGGAGGSPPEQKSKGFDMGNFKFGFGRGKPDPSTVGPRIIHLNNPPANASNKYVDNHISTAKYNIATFLPKFLFEQFSKFANIFFLFTAGLQQIPGLSPTNRYTTIAPLLIVLLISAGKELVEDYRRKQADNALNTSKARVLRGSSFTETKWINVAVGDIIRVESEEPFPADLVLLASSEPEGLCYIETANLDGETNLKIKQALPETSSMVSSSELSRLGGQLTSEQPNSSLYTYEATYMMPTGGGEKKLSLNTEQLLLRGATLRNTPWIHGVVVFTGHETKLMRNATATPIKRTKVERKLNWLVLVLVGMLLALSVVCTVGDLIMRGVNGDSLGYLYLDKIDSAGAVAKTFARDMVTYWVLFSSLVPISLFVTVELVKYWHGILINDDLDMYYDKVDTPATCRTSSLVEELGMVEFVFSDKTGTLTCNQMEFKQCSIAGLQYADDVPEDRRATGPEDDMGIHNFNRLRSNLAEKHETAMAIDHFLALLATCHTVIPETDEKGHIKYQAASPDEGALVEGALQLGYRFTARKPRSVIIDVGGQDLEYELLAVCEFNSTRKRMSAIYRCPDGKVRIYCKGADTVILERLNEQNPHVEATLRHLEEYASEGLRTLCLAVREVPEQEFQEWYQIYDTALTTVGGTRAEELDKAAEIIEHDFFLLGATAIEDRLQDGVPETIHTLQQANIKVWVLTGDRQETAINIGMSCKLLSEDMMLLIVNEETAAATRDNIQKKLDAIRTQGDGTIETETLALVIDGKSLTFALEKDLEKLFLDLAIMCKAVICCRVSPLQKALVVKLVKKYQKESILLAIGDGANDVSMIQAAHIGVGISGMEGLQAARSADVAIAQFRYLRKLLLVHGAWSYQRVSKTILFSFYKNITLYLTQFWFTFQNVFSGQVIYESWTLSFYNVFYTVLPPLALGILDQFISARLLDRYPQLYTMGQSNYFFKLKTFAQWIANAFYHSIILYIWAELFWYADLIQGDGKIAGHWVWGTALYGAVLLTVLGKAALVTNNWTKYHVLAIPGSMAIWYVFIAAYGIVAPMVNFSMEYHGVIPRLYASPVFWLQTVVLAVMCLLRDFVWKYAKRMYRPQTYHHIQEIQKYNIQDYRPRMEQFQKAIRKVRQVQRMRKQRGYAFSQADESQTRVLQAYDTTKHRGRYGEMESSRAPAQ; encoded by the exons ATGGCTGGAAGACCGACAGGAGGTCGCCATGGCGGATCCTCTGGAAACCGCGACGACCTGCTGCTGGATCTGGACAATGACCAACCCGTATATGGCGGCGGCCAGAGATCCGCCTTGAACGACGACGACCTGATGCGACGCTACTCccacgaccaagacgaaCCCCATGGCAGACCCTCTGTCTCCTACGACGATTTCGTCGGCGCATCGACTTCACCCGCAGGTCGTCCTGGCGCACCTGGGCTGGCCCCTCCGTCTACCTATATGCATAGGCAATACAGCCAGACATCAGATTTGGGCAACTATGAGCGATatgccgactttgacgacttgCCCACAGACAACGAGTCGTACTACCAACATGGAGGCTCAATACCAGCAGACGGCGGCCCAACTTCTGCCAGGAATAACGCCAGAAATCGAAACAGCGTCTTGAGCTTGGGAGGCGGCTTTTTTGGCAGGGTCAAGAACCGACTTGGCATGGGCCAAGGCTATTCGGAAATGGATTTACCACTGACAGAAGGCGGTCACGAACGGGGAGCCtcgtctggtggtggtgcgggTGGCTCACCACCGGAACAGAAGAGCAAAGGCTTCGACATGGGCAATTTCAAGTTCGGGTTTGGCCGTGGCAAGCCAGACCCGTCTACTGTCGGGCCTCGTATCATTCACCTCAACAATCCGCCAGCCAATGCCTCCAACAAGTACGTCGACAATCACATCTCGACTGCCAAGTACAACATTGCGACCTTTCTCCCCAAATTCCTTTTCGAGCAGTtttccaagtttgccaacatctttttcttgttcacGGCTGGcttgcagcaaattcctGGTCTCTCACCGACGAATCGATACACAACTATTGCCCCTCTACTCATTGTGCTCTTGATTTCGGCGGGTAAGGAATTGGTGGAGGATTACCGCAGAAAACAGGCCGATAATGCTTTGAATACTTCCAAGGCACGAGTCTTGCGCGGATCCAGCTTTACCGAAACGAAATGGATTAATGTGGCAGTTGGAGATATTATCCGTGTGGAGTCAGAGGAGCCGTTTCCTGCTGATTTAGTGCTTCTAGCCAGTTCCGAGCCCGAAGGTCTCTGTTATATCGAAACAGCAAATCTGGATGGCGAAACGAACCTGAAGATTAAGCAGGCACTACCAGAGACCTCGTCCATGGTCTCATCAAGCGAACTGAGCCGACTAGGTGGACAACTCACGTCGGAACAACCAAACAGCAGCTTGTACACATATGAAGCAACATACATGATGCCGActggtggaggagagaaAAAATTGTCGTTGAATACTGAACAACTACTTCTTCGTGGTGCCACTCTACGAAATACCCCTTGGATTCATGGCGTCGTGGTCTTCACGGGCCACGAGACGAAGCTCATGAGAAACGCAACGGCCACCCCCATCAAGCGAACCAAGGTCGAGAGGAAGCTCAACTGGCTCGTCTTAGTCCTCGTCGGCATGCTTTTGGCACTCAGTGTGGTTTGCACAGTTGGCGATCTCATTATGCGTGGTGTCAACGGCGACTCACTTGGCTATCTCTACCTGGACAAAATTGAcagtgctggtgctgttgcaAAGACCTTTGCCAGAGACATGGTCACATACTGGGTCCTGTTCTCTTCACTGGTTCCCATCTCTCTCTTCGTCACTGTGGAGCTTGTCAAATACTGGCACGGAATTCTCATCAACGACGACCTCGATATGTACTATGACAAGGTGGATACCCCAGCGACATGCCGAACATCCAGTTTGGTTGAAGAATTGGGCATGGTTGAGTTCGTCTTCTCTGATAAGACGGGTACCCTTACATGCAACCAGATGGAGTTTAAGCAGTGCTCAATTGCCGGCCTTCAGTACGCAGACGACGTTCCCGAGGATCGCCGTGCCACTGGACCAGAGGATGACATGGGTATTCACAACTTCAACCGATTGCGATCCAACTTGGCAGAGAAACATGAAACGGCAATGGCGATTGACCATTTCCTCGCTCTACTTGCAACATGCCACACCGTTATTCCTGAGACGGACGAGAAGGGTCACATAAAATACCAAGCCGCCTCTCCAGACGAAGGTGCTTTGGTGGAAGGAGCTCTTCAGCTTGGCTACCGCTTCACAGCACGAAAGCCAAGATCGGTGATAATCGATGTCGGTGGCCAGGATTTGGAATATGAGCTTTTGGCAGTCTGCGAGTTCAACTCAACCCGTAAAAGAATGTCGGCAATCTACCGCTGCCCCGATGGCAAGGTTCGCATTTACTGCAAAGGTGCTGATACGGTCATTTTGGAACGTCTCAATGAACAGAATCCTCACGTTGAGGCAACACTCCGCCACCTGGAAGAGTATGCCTCAGAAGGTCTTCGAACACTCTGTTTAGCTGTGCGCGAGGTTCCAGAACAAGAATTCCAAGAATGGTATCAAATCTATGATACTGCATTAACTACTGTCGGAGGGACACGAGCTGAAGAATTGGACAAGGCCGCAGAAATCATTGAGCATGACTTTTTCTTGCTCGGTGCCACAGCCATCGAGGATCGTCTCCAAGATGGTGTTCCCGAAACCATTCATACCTTGCAGCAGGCCAACATCAAGGTGTGGGTGCTCACTGGAGATCGCCAAGAAaccgccatcaacatcggcATGAGCTGCAAGCTTCTTAGCGAAGACATGATGCTTCTCATTGTAAATGAGGAAACCGCCGCAGCCACGCGAGACAACATTcagaagaagttggacgCCATCAGAACCCAAGGCGATGGCACTATCGAGACTGAGACGTTGGCACTTGTTATTGATGGCAAATCATTGACCTTTGCTCTGGAAAAGGACCTTGAGAAGTTGTTCCTTGATCTGGCCATTATGTGCAAGGCAGTTATTTGCTGCCGTGTGTCCCCCCTTCAGAAGGCCCTCGTCGTGAAATTGGTCAAGAAGTATCAGAAAGAATCTATTCTCCTAGCTATTGGTGACGGAGCGAACGATGTGTCCATGATTCAGGCCGCCCACATCGGTGTTGGCATCAGTGGTATGGAAGGTCTGCAAGCTGCACGGAGTGCGgatgttgccattgcccaaTTTAGGTATCTGCGCAAGCTGTTACTTGTTCACGGAGCATGGAGCTATCAGCGCGTGAGCAAGACGATTTTATTCTCGTTCTACAAGAATATTACTCTGTATCTGACGCAATTTTGG TTTACATTTCAAAATGTGTTCTCTGGACAAGTCATTTACGAATCTTGGACTCTGTCTTTTTACAACGTCTTCTACACGGTCCTCCCCCCTCTGGCGCTTGGTATTCTCGACCAATTCATCTCAGCACGCCTACTCGACAGATATCCCCAGCTCTACACTATGGGCCAGAGTAATTACTTTTTCAAGCTGAAGACGTTTGCTCAGTGGATCGCCAATGCTTTCTATCACTCCATTATCCTCTACATCTGGGCGGAGCTCTTCTGGTATGCCGATCTCATCCAAGGGGACGGCAAGATTGCAGGCCACTGGGTCTGGGGAACAGCACTGTATGGCGCCGTTCTCTTGACTGTACTGGGTAAAGCAGCACTGGTTACAAATAACTGGACCAAATACCACGTGCTTGCCATTCCCGGCAGTATGGCTATTTGGTACGTTTTCATTGCCGCGTATGGTATTGTGGCACCCATGGTCAACTTTTCGATGGAATACCACGGTGTGATTCCACGATTGTACGCCAGCCCAGTCTTTTGGCTTCAGACTGTCGTTCTAGCAGTTATGTGCTTGCTACGTGACTTCGTGTGGAAATATGCAAAGCGAATGTACCGACCACAGACGTACCATCATATCCAAGAGATTCAAAAGTACAATATTCAGGACTATCGACCAAG AATGGAACAATTCCAAAAAGCAATCCGGAAAGTCCGGCAAGTGCAACGAATGCGCAAGCAGCGTGGCTATGCTTTTTCGCAGGCCGATGAAAGTCAGACGCGCGTGCTTCAAGCGTACGATACGACGAAACACAGAGGTCGCTATGGAGAGATGGAAAGTTCCAGAGCACCAGCGCAGTAG
- a CDS encoding PDZ-binding protein, CRIPT (similar to Metarhizium robertsii ARSEF 23 XP_007822079.1) translates to MVCTKCQRLSKTTLATPEVKKKSEMYYGSPASSSSKASGSGTGSKSTTLGQTGVVKSKLLSKSAKNPYAQYSSSCTKCKTKVSQGHSLCQTCAYKNDSCAMCGKPNKKKKDKAAPSVSGQKFTLK, encoded by the exons ATGGTCTGCACCAAGTGTCAGAGGCTCTCCAAGACGACCCTGGCCACCCCAGaagtcaagaagaagagtgaAATGTACTATGGCTCACCCGCGAGCTCGTCTTCCAAAGCATCCGGATCTGGAACCGGGTCCAAGTCCACGACCCTCGGGCAAACCGGAGTGGTAAAG AGCAAGCTTTTGTCAAAATCTGCCAAAAACCCATATGCACAGTATTCAAG TTCGTGTACAAAGTGCAAAACAAAGGTGTCGCAAGGCCACAGTTTATGCCAAACATGTGCCTATAAAAACGACT CATGTGCCATGTGCGGGAAACCaaataagaagaagaaggacaaggctGCGCCAAGCGTGAGCGGACAAAAGTTCACATTGAAGTGA
- a CDS encoding epoxide hydrolase (similar to Metarhizium acridum CQMa 102 XP_007810064.1), giving the protein MPRISRLKINTMVPKLVPNDPRVREETVSIRGKQYNYIIGEPDSQPIETVFLIHGFPDMNFGWRNQIPYLVSLGLRVVAPNMLGYAGTSCPEDLAEFSHKSISADIKELATRFVGENGQIILGGHDWGGAFVWRTVLWYPELIKAIFSVCTPFMPPNPQWVPLEDYIAAGKLTNFKYQLQFAGPDVERELQSEAKIRQFLNGTFGAKGPNGETGFSTDEGVIFDNLPKLGPSPLVSKEELDHYVARYMLQAGPSPMKGPLNWYRMRKINYDEEVALLKNFKKVDAPALFVAASDDIALPPEMSAGMEKWFRDLSRAEVKSSHWALTQAGDEVNKVIGEWLSKVLDGAVKPSL; this is encoded by the coding sequence ATGCCGCGCATATCACGCCTCAaaatcaacaccatggtTCCCAAGCTCGTCCCCAACGACCCTCGGGTCCGTGAAGAAACCGTCTCCATCCGAGGCAAGCAGTACAACTACATTATCGGCGAGCCGGACTCCCAGCCCATTGAaaccgtcttcctcatccatggCTTCCCAGACATGAACTTTGGATGGCGCAATCAAATCCCCTACCTTGTCTCCCTGGGCCTGCGTGTCGTGGCCCCCAATATGCTAGGCTACGCTGGTACTTCATGCCCCGAGGACCTGGCAGAGTTCTCGCACAAGAGCATCTCCGCAGACATCAAGGAGCTGGCTACCCGTTTCGTCGGTGAAAACGGCCAAATCATCCTCGGCGGGCACGACTGGGGCGGTGCGTTCGTCTGGCGAACCGTCCTCTGGTACCCGGAGCTCATCAAGGCCATCTTCAGCGTGTGCACGCCGTTTATGCCGCCGAACCCGCAATGGGTTCCCCTGGAGGACTACATTGCTGCTGGGAAGCTCACCAATTTCAAGTACCAGCTGCAGTTTGCGGGGCCAGATGTCGAGCGGGAGCTGCAGAGCGAGGCGAAGATTCGGCAGTTCCTGAACGGGACGTTTGGCGCAAAGGGTCCGAATGGCGAGACGGGCTTTTCTACGGATGAAGGCGTGATTTTTGATAATCTGCCCAAGTTGGGACCCTCGCCGCTCGTTTCaaaggaggagctggatcATTATGTGGCGCGGTATATGCTGCAGGCTGGGCCGTCGCCGATGAAGGGCCCGCTGAATTGGTACaggatgaggaagatcaACTATGATGAGGAGGTGGCTCTGCTCAAGAACTTTAAGAAGGTTGATGCGCCGGCTTTGTTTGTTGCCGCGTCGGATGATATTGCTTTGCCGCCCGAGATGTCGGCCGGCATGGAGAAGTGGTTTAGGGATTTGTCGAGGGCGGAGGTCAAGTCTTCGCATTGGGCGTTGACCCAGGCTGGCGATGAGGTGAATAAGGTGATTGGGGAGTGGTTGAGCAAGGTGTTGGATGGGGCGGTGAAGCCTTCTCTGTAG
- a CDS encoding Pinin/SDK/MemA protein (similar to Metarhizium robertsii ARSEF 23 XP_007822081.1): MATEAIPQGMAGSPKTEEGSVTVEDAPLKRKASLVDEENDASVPKRQRQHDDDQSPPRRPSIQEDRRASATQEEKKRGKRLFGGLLNTLSQTSTNSQHKRRQEIERRQQERMQKQRDEDDQKRADKVARIKEARMVDQIGFEEQVMRNKHSKLLALAEFLKTRTQPAIYFLPWKRTADQEDTIDDQVRAAKATIAKEEEEFKLKKERHLSRYRPRRVSHADKEAVVPGTEADADTDRRGGDAPEPTKKESEPHKAGHHHDPHDESGDVLVEADEDMVIY, translated from the exons ATGGCGACAGAGGC CATCCCTCAGGGCATGGCAGGATCGCCAAagacagaagaaggcagcgTTACCGTTGAAGATGCGCCTctgaaaagaaaagcatCTCTCGTCGATGAAGAGAACGATGCATCTGTCCCCAAGCGCCAAcgacaacatgacgacgaccAGTCACCACCTCGTAGACCCTCCATCCAAGAAGATCGAAGAGCATCAGCCAcacaagaagagaagaagcgcGGAAAGCGGTTATTCGGCGGTCTTCTCAACACGCTTAGTCAGACAAGCACGAATTCACAGCACAAGCGGCGGCAGGAAATCGAACGACGGCAGCAGGAACGCATGCAGAAGCAgagagatgaggatgacCAGAAGAGGGCGGACAAGGTGGCGAGAATAAAGGAGGCTAGGATGGTGGACCAGATTGGCTTCGAGGAACAAGTG ATGCGGAATAAGCACTCCAagttgttggctttggcggaATTTCTCAAGACGAGAACACAGCCCGCGATT TATTTCTTGCCGTGGAAAAGGACCGCCGACCAGGAAGATACCATTGACGATCAAGTTCGCGCTGCAAAAGCCACGATAGcgaaggaggaagaggagttcaagttgaagaaggagcGTCACTTGAGTCGGTATCGACCTCGGCGGGTGTCACACGCGGACAAGGAGGCGGTGGTTCCTGGGACTGAGGCGGATGCAGATACAGATAGGCGTGGTGGTGATGCGCCGGAGCCGACAAAGAAGGAGAGCGAGCCACACAAAGCCGGGCATCACCATGATCCCCATGATGAGTCGGGGGATGTGTTGGTGGAAGCAGATGAGGATATGGTTATTTACTAA